In one Bacillus thuringiensis genomic region, the following are encoded:
- a CDS encoding reverse transcriptase-like protein — protein sequence MIEVYIDGASKGNPGPSGAGVFIKGVQPAVQLSLPLGTMSNHEAEYHALLAALKYCTEHNYNIVSFRTDSQLVERAVEKEYAKNKMFAPLLEEALQYIKNFDLFFIKWIPSSQNKVADELARKAILQN from the coding sequence TTGATTGAAGTATATATTGATGGTGCATCAAAAGGAAATCCTGGTCCTTCTGGTGCGGGAGTATTTATTAAAGGGGTTCAACCAGCTGTACAATTATCATTACCCCTCGGGACAATGTCCAATCATGAAGCAGAATACCACGCTTTACTTGCGGCATTAAAATATTGCACGGAGCATAATTATAACATTGTCTCTTTTCGTACAGATTCGCAACTTGTCGAGCGAGCTGTCGAAAAAGAATACGCAAAAAATAAAATGTTTGCACCTTTATTAGAAGAAGCACTGCAGTACATAAAAAATTTCGACCTCTTTTTTATTAAGTGGATTCCAAGTAGTCAAAATAAAGTTGCTGATGAGTTAGCTAGAAAGGCTATCTTACAAAATTAA
- a CDS encoding aldose 1-epimerase family protein, giving the protein MTATIQNEKVIVSISDKGAELQSVRLKEDNTEYLWQGDSTYWGRRAPILFPIVGRLVDNTYYVDGKPYSLTQHGFARDLTFSVKEQSETKITYIVTSNEETLKKYPYEFELLVSYELDGQSVHVTYEVNNPSSKEMFFSIGAHPGFNLPLLDGESFTDYHLSFNGSEHLETSVLEGPYLSNKKQLIAENTNELPLTYDLFKNDALIFEHMNTNEISIRSHKHNKFVKVEFDGFPFVGVWTSGDNAPFLCIEPWYGIADEVTPAKDFKEKKGIQSLQANETFTCRYSITIG; this is encoded by the coding sequence ATGACAGCAACAATTCAAAATGAAAAAGTGATCGTTTCCATTTCTGACAAAGGTGCAGAATTACAAAGCGTTCGCTTAAAAGAAGATAACACTGAATACTTATGGCAAGGCGATTCTACTTATTGGGGGCGCCGCGCACCAATTTTATTTCCAATTGTCGGCCGATTAGTAGATAATACATACTACGTAGACGGTAAACCATATTCATTAACACAACACGGTTTCGCTCGTGATCTTACATTCTCTGTAAAAGAACAAAGTGAAACGAAAATCACTTATATTGTTACTAGTAATGAAGAAACATTAAAAAAATACCCATACGAATTCGAATTACTCGTTTCTTATGAGCTAGACGGACAAAGTGTTCATGTAACATATGAAGTAAATAATCCTTCTTCAAAAGAGATGTTCTTCTCAATCGGAGCACACCCTGGATTCAACTTGCCTTTATTGGACGGTGAATCATTTACAGATTATCACTTATCGTTTAATGGTTCGGAACACTTAGAAACCAGTGTATTAGAAGGACCTTATCTTTCAAACAAAAAGCAATTAATCGCTGAAAATACAAATGAATTGCCACTTACATATGATTTATTCAAAAATGATGCGCTTATTTTTGAACATATGAATACGAATGAAATTTCGATTCGTTCTCATAAACATAATAAATTTGTAAAAGTAGAATTTGATGGATTCCCATTTGTCGGCGTATGGACATCAGGGGATAATGCACCTTTCTTATGTATTGAACCTTGGTACGGAATTGCCGATGAAGTAACTCCAGCAAAAGATTTCAAGGAAAAAAAAGGAATTCAATCTTTACAAGCGAATGAAACATTTACATGTCGTTATAGCATTACAATCGGCTAA